From Cucumis melo cultivar AY chromosome 1, USDA_Cmelo_AY_1.0, whole genome shotgun sequence, a single genomic window includes:
- the LOC103500778 gene encoding MMS19 nucleotide excision repair protein homolog isoform X2: MRRKTNVGTISQNDAKSVAQSYFQNLQVQSLGQHDRKLSFELLACLLEHYPDAVVSLGDDLVYGICEAIDGEKDPHCLLLTFRIVELVAKLFPDPSGTLASSSSDLFEFLGCYFPIHFTHGKEEDIDVRRNDLSQALMRAFSSTPLFEPFAIPLLLEKLSSSLPLAKIDSLKYLSDCTVKYGADRMKKHSEAIWSSVKEIIFTSIGQPNLSINTESLNSPSFQENEMTTEALRLLQKMVVESNGLFLTLIINDEDIKDIFNILNIYTCYNDYPLQSRQRLNAVGHILYTSASASVASCDHVFESYFHRLLEFLGISVDQYHNDKISPVISLNFGALYLCIEVIAACRDLIASTDENTCSVKEKSYSMLQTFSRSMVQLLSSTFPGIVKQDLHDAEFHCAVKGLLNLSTFPVGSSPVSRVIFEDILLEFMSFVTVNFKFGSLWNHALKALQHIGSFVDKYPGSVDSQSYMHIVVEKIASMFSPHDEVLPLILKLEMAVDIGRTGRSYMLKIVGGIEEPIFYNLSEVYAYGNSKSVEILLTLLDCYSTKILPWFDEAGDFEEVILRFALNIWDQIEKCSTFNTLMDKVLLDATMMALKLSVRSCSKESQNIIVQKAFNVLLTSSFSPSKVALSTTIPVQMEGLQILQQKDNPTSRDEWILSLFASVIIALRPQVHVPDVRLIIHLLMLSITRGCVPAAQALGSMINKLSVKSDKVEVSSYVSLEEAIDIIFKTEFRCFHNENTGNGSVMFLTELCSSIEKTSLLQVHAVVGLSWIGKGLLLCGHDKVRDVTMVFLQLLVSKSRTDGPPLQQFILEKDNETSLDFAVMKGAAEAFHILMSDSEACLNRKFHAIVRPLYKQRFFSTMMPIFQTLVSKSDTSLSRYMLYQAYAHVISDTPLTALLTDAKKFIPMLLDGLLTLSVNGINKDVVYSLLLVLSGILMDKNGQEAVTENAHKIVDCLAGLTDFSHMMLVRETAIQCLVAVSELPHARIYPMRRQVLHTISKALDDPKRAVRQEAVRCRQAWASIASRSLHF; encoded by the exons ATGAGGAGGAAAACGAATGTTGGGACAATTTCTCAAAATGATGCAAAGTCAGTTGCACAGtcttattttcaaaatcttCAAGTACAGTCCCTGGGACAGCATGATCGAAAG CTGAGTTTTGAACTTCTGGCGTGTCTTTTGGAACATTATCCTGATGCAGTTGTTTCACTG GGTGATGATCTTGTGTATGGAATCTGTGAAGCCATTGATGGTGAAAAAGATCCACACTGCTTACTGCTTACTTTTCGCATCGTTGAGCTTGTGGCAAAACTATTCCCAGATCCAAGTGGAACACTTGCAAGTAGTTCTAGCGATCTTTTTGAATTCCTGGGTTGCTATTTCCCAATCCATTTTACACAT GGAAAAGAGGAGGACATAGATGTAAGAAGGAATGATCTTTCGCAGGCACTTATG AGGGCCTTCTCATCTACCCCCCTCTTTGAGCCATTTGCCATTCCTTTGCTTCTTGAGAAACTTTCATCTTCATTGCCATTAGCAAAG ATCGATTCTTTGAAGTATCTAAGTGATTGCACTGTCAAATATGGGGCAGATAGAATGAAAAAGCATAGTGAAGCTATCTGGTCTTCAGTAAAGGAGATCATATTTACTTCAATAGGACAGCCTAATTTGTCCATTAACACAGAATCATTAAATAGTCCTAGCTTTCAAGAGAATGAAATGACAACAGAAGCACTAAGACTCCTGCAGAAGATGGTTGTTGAGAGTAATGGGTTATTTTTAACATTAATTATCAATGATGAAGACATAAAGGATATTTTCAATATCCTAAATATTTATACATGTTACAACGACTATCCTTTGCAAAGCAGGCAGAGACTAAATGCAGTGGGCCATATCCTTTACACGTCAGCAAGTGCATCTGTTGCTTCCTGCGATCATGTGTTTGAAAGTTACTTCCATCGTTTGCTGGAATTTTTGGGAATTTCTGTGGATCAGTATCATAATGATAAAATTTCTCCCGTAATTAGTTTAAACTTTGGAGCCCTCTATCTCTGTATTGAAGTTATTGCAGCTTGCAGAGACTTGATTGCAAGCACTGATGAAAACACATGCTCCGTCAAAGAGAAATCATACTCCATGCTTCAAACTTTTTCACGTTCAATGGTTCAGCTCCTCAGTTCTACCTTTCCAGGAATTGTTAAACAAGATCTGCATGATGCTGAATTCCACTGTGCAG TAAAGGGCTTGCTGAATCTGTCCACATTCCCGGTAGGCTCTTCACCAGTATCCAGAGTCATATTTGAGGATATTTTATTGGAGTTCATGTCGTTTGTAACAGTGAACTTCAAATTTGGATCGTTGTGGAATCATGCATTGAAGGCACTACAGCATATCGGTTCATTTGTTGACAAATATCCTGGGTCTGTGGATTCACAAAGTTACATGCATATAGTCGTTGAAAAGATTGCATCGATGTTCTCTCCTCATGATGAGGTCTTGCCACTGATACTTAAACTTGAGATGGCAGTTGACATTGGTAGAACTGGGCGAAGTTATATGCTGAAAATTGTTGGGGGGATTGAAGAGCCAATATTCTACAATTTATCTGAGGTTTAT GCCTATGGCAATTCAAAATCAGTCGAGATTCTATTGACACTGTTGGATTGCTACTCGACCAAAATTCTTCCATG GTTTGATGAAGCTGGAGATTTTGAGGAAGTCATATTGCGATTTGCACTAAACATTTGGGATCAAATTGAAAAATGTTCAACTTTTAACACTTTGATGGATAAA GTGCTTCTTGATGCAACCATGATGGCATTGAAACTCTCAGTTCGAAGTTGCTCAAAGGAGAGCCAGAATATTATAGTCCAGAAGGCATTCAATGTATTATTAACAAGCAGTTTTTCTCCTTCCAAAGTAGCATTATCTACTACAATACCAGTTCAGATGGAGGGCTTACAAATTCTGCAGCAGAAAGATAATCCTACTTCTAGAGATGAATGGATTCTTTCATTATTTGCGTCAGTCATTATAGCACTTCGCCCACAAGTACATGTTCCGGATGTGAGGTTAATAATTCATTTGCTTATGTTATCCATCACCAGGGGCTGTGTACCAGCTGCACAGGCACTGGGTTctatgatcaataaattgagtgtgaaatCTGATAAAGTAGAAGTCTCAAGTTATGTTTCCTTGGAAGAAGCTATTGACATTATTTTCAAAACAGAATTTAGGTGCTTCCATAATGAAAATACTGGTAATGGCAGTGTAATGTTTCTCACTGAATTATGCTCTAGCATTGAAAAAACCTCTTTGCTTCAAGTTCATGCTGTGGTTGGATTATCATGGATTGGAAAAGGTTTGCTCCTTTGCGGTCATGACAAGGTTCGAGATGTAACAATGGTTTTCTTGCAGCTCTTAGTGTCAAAAAGCAGAACAGATGGCCCACCCTTGCAGCAGTTTATACTGGAAAAAGATAACGAAACAAGCTTAGACTTTGCAGTCATGAAAGGTGCAGCAGAGGCATTTCACATTCTTATGAGTGATTCTGAAGCTTGTTTGAACCGAAAATTCCATGCTATAGTACGACCACTTTATAAGCAGCGTTTTTTCTCTACCATGATGCCTATTTTCCAGACTCTAGTAAGCAAATCAGATACGTCACTTTCTAG ATATATGTTGTACCAGGCATATGCACATGTTATATCTGATACTCCACTCACTGCTTTATTGACTGATGCAAAGAAG TTTATTCCTATGCTTTTGGATGGGTTGTTAACATTAAGTGTGAACGGCATAAATAAGGATGTAGTTTATAGCCTCCTCCTTGTTTTATCTGGGATATTGATGGATAAAAATG GACAGGAAGCTGTAACAGAGAATGCACATAAAATTGTTGATTGCCTAGCTGGACTAACTGACTTTTCTCATATGATG CTCGTACGAGAAACTGCAATTCAGTGCCTTGTCGCTGTGTCTGAACTGCCCCATGCAAGGATATACCCCATGAGAAGACAG GTACTGCACACAATATCTAAAGCTCTTGATGATCCAAAGAGAGCTGTTCGACAGGAAGCTGTCAGATGCCGACAAGCATG GGCATCAATTGCATCAAGAAGTCTTCATTTCTAA
- the LOC103500778 gene encoding MMS19 nucleotide excision repair protein homolog isoform X1, whose translation MADLCKLTQYVESFVDVSRTPSQQATSLETITSLVKNNVLTIETLVREMGMYLTITDNIIRGRGILLLGELLACLTSKPLDSATIHSLIAFFTERLADWKALRGALVGCLALMRRKTNVGTISQNDAKSVAQSYFQNLQVQSLGQHDRKLSFELLACLLEHYPDAVVSLGDDLVYGICEAIDGEKDPHCLLLTFRIVELVAKLFPDPSGTLASSSSDLFEFLGCYFPIHFTHGKEEDIDVRRNDLSQALMRAFSSTPLFEPFAIPLLLEKLSSSLPLAKIDSLKYLSDCTVKYGADRMKKHSEAIWSSVKEIIFTSIGQPNLSINTESLNSPSFQENEMTTEALRLLQKMVVESNGLFLTLIINDEDIKDIFNILNIYTCYNDYPLQSRQRLNAVGHILYTSASASVASCDHVFESYFHRLLEFLGISVDQYHNDKISPVISLNFGALYLCIEVIAACRDLIASTDENTCSVKEKSYSMLQTFSRSMVQLLSSTFPGIVKQDLHDAEFHCAVKGLLNLSTFPVGSSPVSRVIFEDILLEFMSFVTVNFKFGSLWNHALKALQHIGSFVDKYPGSVDSQSYMHIVVEKIASMFSPHDEVLPLILKLEMAVDIGRTGRSYMLKIVGGIEEPIFYNLSEVYAYGNSKSVEILLTLLDCYSTKILPWFDEAGDFEEVILRFALNIWDQIEKCSTFNTLMDKVLLDATMMALKLSVRSCSKESQNIIVQKAFNVLLTSSFSPSKVALSTTIPVQMEGLQILQQKDNPTSRDEWILSLFASVIIALRPQVHVPDVRLIIHLLMLSITRGCVPAAQALGSMINKLSVKSDKVEVSSYVSLEEAIDIIFKTEFRCFHNENTGNGSVMFLTELCSSIEKTSLLQVHAVVGLSWIGKGLLLCGHDKVRDVTMVFLQLLVSKSRTDGPPLQQFILEKDNETSLDFAVMKGAAEAFHILMSDSEACLNRKFHAIVRPLYKQRFFSTMMPIFQTLVSKSDTSLSRYMLYQAYAHVISDTPLTALLTDAKKFIPMLLDGLLTLSVNGINKDVVYSLLLVLSGILMDKNGQEAVTENAHKIVDCLAGLTDFSHMMLVRETAIQCLVAVSELPHARIYPMRRQVLHTISKALDDPKRAVRQEAVRCRQAWASIASRSLHF comes from the exons ATGGCGGACCTCTGTAAGCTTACACAGTACGTCGAGTCCTTCGTCGATGTATCTCGTACGCCCTCTCAACAG GCTACAAGCTTGGAAACAATCACCTCCCTTGTGAAGAACAATGTACTAACAATAGAAACACTG GTTAGAGAAATGGGGATGTATTTGACAATTACTGATAACATTATTCGAGGCAGAG GTATACTTCTTCTTGGGGAGCTACTTGCATGTCTAACATCAAAGCCTCTGGATAGTGCAACAATTCACAGCCTAATTGCCTTCTTCACAGAGAGACTG GCAGATTGGAAAGCTTTACGAGGTGCCCTTGTTGGCTGCTTGGCACTAATGAGGAGGAAAACGAATGTTGGGACAATTTCTCAAAATGATGCAAAGTCAGTTGCACAGtcttattttcaaaatcttCAAGTACAGTCCCTGGGACAGCATGATCGAAAG CTGAGTTTTGAACTTCTGGCGTGTCTTTTGGAACATTATCCTGATGCAGTTGTTTCACTG GGTGATGATCTTGTGTATGGAATCTGTGAAGCCATTGATGGTGAAAAAGATCCACACTGCTTACTGCTTACTTTTCGCATCGTTGAGCTTGTGGCAAAACTATTCCCAGATCCAAGTGGAACACTTGCAAGTAGTTCTAGCGATCTTTTTGAATTCCTGGGTTGCTATTTCCCAATCCATTTTACACAT GGAAAAGAGGAGGACATAGATGTAAGAAGGAATGATCTTTCGCAGGCACTTATG AGGGCCTTCTCATCTACCCCCCTCTTTGAGCCATTTGCCATTCCTTTGCTTCTTGAGAAACTTTCATCTTCATTGCCATTAGCAAAG ATCGATTCTTTGAAGTATCTAAGTGATTGCACTGTCAAATATGGGGCAGATAGAATGAAAAAGCATAGTGAAGCTATCTGGTCTTCAGTAAAGGAGATCATATTTACTTCAATAGGACAGCCTAATTTGTCCATTAACACAGAATCATTAAATAGTCCTAGCTTTCAAGAGAATGAAATGACAACAGAAGCACTAAGACTCCTGCAGAAGATGGTTGTTGAGAGTAATGGGTTATTTTTAACATTAATTATCAATGATGAAGACATAAAGGATATTTTCAATATCCTAAATATTTATACATGTTACAACGACTATCCTTTGCAAAGCAGGCAGAGACTAAATGCAGTGGGCCATATCCTTTACACGTCAGCAAGTGCATCTGTTGCTTCCTGCGATCATGTGTTTGAAAGTTACTTCCATCGTTTGCTGGAATTTTTGGGAATTTCTGTGGATCAGTATCATAATGATAAAATTTCTCCCGTAATTAGTTTAAACTTTGGAGCCCTCTATCTCTGTATTGAAGTTATTGCAGCTTGCAGAGACTTGATTGCAAGCACTGATGAAAACACATGCTCCGTCAAAGAGAAATCATACTCCATGCTTCAAACTTTTTCACGTTCAATGGTTCAGCTCCTCAGTTCTACCTTTCCAGGAATTGTTAAACAAGATCTGCATGATGCTGAATTCCACTGTGCAG TAAAGGGCTTGCTGAATCTGTCCACATTCCCGGTAGGCTCTTCACCAGTATCCAGAGTCATATTTGAGGATATTTTATTGGAGTTCATGTCGTTTGTAACAGTGAACTTCAAATTTGGATCGTTGTGGAATCATGCATTGAAGGCACTACAGCATATCGGTTCATTTGTTGACAAATATCCTGGGTCTGTGGATTCACAAAGTTACATGCATATAGTCGTTGAAAAGATTGCATCGATGTTCTCTCCTCATGATGAGGTCTTGCCACTGATACTTAAACTTGAGATGGCAGTTGACATTGGTAGAACTGGGCGAAGTTATATGCTGAAAATTGTTGGGGGGATTGAAGAGCCAATATTCTACAATTTATCTGAGGTTTAT GCCTATGGCAATTCAAAATCAGTCGAGATTCTATTGACACTGTTGGATTGCTACTCGACCAAAATTCTTCCATG GTTTGATGAAGCTGGAGATTTTGAGGAAGTCATATTGCGATTTGCACTAAACATTTGGGATCAAATTGAAAAATGTTCAACTTTTAACACTTTGATGGATAAA GTGCTTCTTGATGCAACCATGATGGCATTGAAACTCTCAGTTCGAAGTTGCTCAAAGGAGAGCCAGAATATTATAGTCCAGAAGGCATTCAATGTATTATTAACAAGCAGTTTTTCTCCTTCCAAAGTAGCATTATCTACTACAATACCAGTTCAGATGGAGGGCTTACAAATTCTGCAGCAGAAAGATAATCCTACTTCTAGAGATGAATGGATTCTTTCATTATTTGCGTCAGTCATTATAGCACTTCGCCCACAAGTACATGTTCCGGATGTGAGGTTAATAATTCATTTGCTTATGTTATCCATCACCAGGGGCTGTGTACCAGCTGCACAGGCACTGGGTTctatgatcaataaattgagtgtgaaatCTGATAAAGTAGAAGTCTCAAGTTATGTTTCCTTGGAAGAAGCTATTGACATTATTTTCAAAACAGAATTTAGGTGCTTCCATAATGAAAATACTGGTAATGGCAGTGTAATGTTTCTCACTGAATTATGCTCTAGCATTGAAAAAACCTCTTTGCTTCAAGTTCATGCTGTGGTTGGATTATCATGGATTGGAAAAGGTTTGCTCCTTTGCGGTCATGACAAGGTTCGAGATGTAACAATGGTTTTCTTGCAGCTCTTAGTGTCAAAAAGCAGAACAGATGGCCCACCCTTGCAGCAGTTTATACTGGAAAAAGATAACGAAACAAGCTTAGACTTTGCAGTCATGAAAGGTGCAGCAGAGGCATTTCACATTCTTATGAGTGATTCTGAAGCTTGTTTGAACCGAAAATTCCATGCTATAGTACGACCACTTTATAAGCAGCGTTTTTTCTCTACCATGATGCCTATTTTCCAGACTCTAGTAAGCAAATCAGATACGTCACTTTCTAG ATATATGTTGTACCAGGCATATGCACATGTTATATCTGATACTCCACTCACTGCTTTATTGACTGATGCAAAGAAG TTTATTCCTATGCTTTTGGATGGGTTGTTAACATTAAGTGTGAACGGCATAAATAAGGATGTAGTTTATAGCCTCCTCCTTGTTTTATCTGGGATATTGATGGATAAAAATG GACAGGAAGCTGTAACAGAGAATGCACATAAAATTGTTGATTGCCTAGCTGGACTAACTGACTTTTCTCATATGATG CTCGTACGAGAAACTGCAATTCAGTGCCTTGTCGCTGTGTCTGAACTGCCCCATGCAAGGATATACCCCATGAGAAGACAG GTACTGCACACAATATCTAAAGCTCTTGATGATCCAAAGAGAGCTGTTCGACAGGAAGCTGTCAGATGCCGACAAGCATG GGCATCAATTGCATCAAGAAGTCTTCATTTCTAA
- the LOC103500778 gene encoding MMS19 nucleotide excision repair protein homolog isoform X3, with protein sequence MADLCKLTQYVESFVDVSRTPSQQATSLETITSLVKNNVLTIETLVREMGMYLTITDNIIRGRGILLLGELLACLTSKPLDSATIHSLIAFFTERLADWKALRGALVGCLALMRRKTNVGTISQNDAKSVAQSYFQNLQVQSLGQHDRKLSFELLACLLEHYPDAVVSLGDDLVYGICEAIDGEKDPHCLLLTFRIVELVAKLFPDPSGTLASSSSDLFEFLGCYFPIHFTHGKEEDIDVRRNDLSQALMRAFSSTPLFEPFAIPLLLEKLSSSLPLAKIDSLKYLSDCTVKYGADRMKKHSEAIWSSVKEIIFTSIGQPNLSINTESLNSPSFQENEMTTEALRLLQKMVVESNGLFLTLIINDEDIKDIFNILNIYTCYNDYPLQSRQRLNAVGHILYTSASASVASCDHVFESYFHRLLEFLGISVDQYHNDKISPVISLNFGALYLCIEVIAACRDLIASTDENTCSVKEKSYSMLQTFSRSMVQLLSSTFPGIVKQDLHDAEFHCAVKGLLNLSTFPVGSSPVSRVIFEDILLEFMSFVTVNFKFGSLWNHALKALQHIGSFVDKYPGSVDSQSYMHIVVEKIASMFSPHDEVLPLILKLEMAVDIGRTGRSYMLKIVGGIEEPIFYNLSEVYAYGNSKSVEILLTLLDCYSTKILPWFDEAGDFEEVILRFALNIWDQIEKCSTFNTLMDKVLLDATMMALKLSVRSCSKESQNIIVQKAFNVLLTSSFSPSKVALSTTIPVQMEGLQILQQKDNPTSRDEWILSLFASVIIALRPQVHVPDVRLIIHLLMLSITRGCVPAAQALGSMINKLSVKSDKVEVSSYVSLEEAIDIIFKTEFRCFHNENTGNGSVMFLTELCSSIEKTSLLQVHAVVGLSWIGKGLLLCGHDKVRDVTMVFLQLLVSKSRTDGPPLQQFILEKDNETSLDFAVMKGAAEAFHILMSDSEACLNRKFHAIVRPLYKQRFFSTMMPIFQTLIYVVPGICTCYI encoded by the exons ATGGCGGACCTCTGTAAGCTTACACAGTACGTCGAGTCCTTCGTCGATGTATCTCGTACGCCCTCTCAACAG GCTACAAGCTTGGAAACAATCACCTCCCTTGTGAAGAACAATGTACTAACAATAGAAACACTG GTTAGAGAAATGGGGATGTATTTGACAATTACTGATAACATTATTCGAGGCAGAG GTATACTTCTTCTTGGGGAGCTACTTGCATGTCTAACATCAAAGCCTCTGGATAGTGCAACAATTCACAGCCTAATTGCCTTCTTCACAGAGAGACTG GCAGATTGGAAAGCTTTACGAGGTGCCCTTGTTGGCTGCTTGGCACTAATGAGGAGGAAAACGAATGTTGGGACAATTTCTCAAAATGATGCAAAGTCAGTTGCACAGtcttattttcaaaatcttCAAGTACAGTCCCTGGGACAGCATGATCGAAAG CTGAGTTTTGAACTTCTGGCGTGTCTTTTGGAACATTATCCTGATGCAGTTGTTTCACTG GGTGATGATCTTGTGTATGGAATCTGTGAAGCCATTGATGGTGAAAAAGATCCACACTGCTTACTGCTTACTTTTCGCATCGTTGAGCTTGTGGCAAAACTATTCCCAGATCCAAGTGGAACACTTGCAAGTAGTTCTAGCGATCTTTTTGAATTCCTGGGTTGCTATTTCCCAATCCATTTTACACAT GGAAAAGAGGAGGACATAGATGTAAGAAGGAATGATCTTTCGCAGGCACTTATG AGGGCCTTCTCATCTACCCCCCTCTTTGAGCCATTTGCCATTCCTTTGCTTCTTGAGAAACTTTCATCTTCATTGCCATTAGCAAAG ATCGATTCTTTGAAGTATCTAAGTGATTGCACTGTCAAATATGGGGCAGATAGAATGAAAAAGCATAGTGAAGCTATCTGGTCTTCAGTAAAGGAGATCATATTTACTTCAATAGGACAGCCTAATTTGTCCATTAACACAGAATCATTAAATAGTCCTAGCTTTCAAGAGAATGAAATGACAACAGAAGCACTAAGACTCCTGCAGAAGATGGTTGTTGAGAGTAATGGGTTATTTTTAACATTAATTATCAATGATGAAGACATAAAGGATATTTTCAATATCCTAAATATTTATACATGTTACAACGACTATCCTTTGCAAAGCAGGCAGAGACTAAATGCAGTGGGCCATATCCTTTACACGTCAGCAAGTGCATCTGTTGCTTCCTGCGATCATGTGTTTGAAAGTTACTTCCATCGTTTGCTGGAATTTTTGGGAATTTCTGTGGATCAGTATCATAATGATAAAATTTCTCCCGTAATTAGTTTAAACTTTGGAGCCCTCTATCTCTGTATTGAAGTTATTGCAGCTTGCAGAGACTTGATTGCAAGCACTGATGAAAACACATGCTCCGTCAAAGAGAAATCATACTCCATGCTTCAAACTTTTTCACGTTCAATGGTTCAGCTCCTCAGTTCTACCTTTCCAGGAATTGTTAAACAAGATCTGCATGATGCTGAATTCCACTGTGCAG TAAAGGGCTTGCTGAATCTGTCCACATTCCCGGTAGGCTCTTCACCAGTATCCAGAGTCATATTTGAGGATATTTTATTGGAGTTCATGTCGTTTGTAACAGTGAACTTCAAATTTGGATCGTTGTGGAATCATGCATTGAAGGCACTACAGCATATCGGTTCATTTGTTGACAAATATCCTGGGTCTGTGGATTCACAAAGTTACATGCATATAGTCGTTGAAAAGATTGCATCGATGTTCTCTCCTCATGATGAGGTCTTGCCACTGATACTTAAACTTGAGATGGCAGTTGACATTGGTAGAACTGGGCGAAGTTATATGCTGAAAATTGTTGGGGGGATTGAAGAGCCAATATTCTACAATTTATCTGAGGTTTAT GCCTATGGCAATTCAAAATCAGTCGAGATTCTATTGACACTGTTGGATTGCTACTCGACCAAAATTCTTCCATG GTTTGATGAAGCTGGAGATTTTGAGGAAGTCATATTGCGATTTGCACTAAACATTTGGGATCAAATTGAAAAATGTTCAACTTTTAACACTTTGATGGATAAA GTGCTTCTTGATGCAACCATGATGGCATTGAAACTCTCAGTTCGAAGTTGCTCAAAGGAGAGCCAGAATATTATAGTCCAGAAGGCATTCAATGTATTATTAACAAGCAGTTTTTCTCCTTCCAAAGTAGCATTATCTACTACAATACCAGTTCAGATGGAGGGCTTACAAATTCTGCAGCAGAAAGATAATCCTACTTCTAGAGATGAATGGATTCTTTCATTATTTGCGTCAGTCATTATAGCACTTCGCCCACAAGTACATGTTCCGGATGTGAGGTTAATAATTCATTTGCTTATGTTATCCATCACCAGGGGCTGTGTACCAGCTGCACAGGCACTGGGTTctatgatcaataaattgagtgtgaaatCTGATAAAGTAGAAGTCTCAAGTTATGTTTCCTTGGAAGAAGCTATTGACATTATTTTCAAAACAGAATTTAGGTGCTTCCATAATGAAAATACTGGTAATGGCAGTGTAATGTTTCTCACTGAATTATGCTCTAGCATTGAAAAAACCTCTTTGCTTCAAGTTCATGCTGTGGTTGGATTATCATGGATTGGAAAAGGTTTGCTCCTTTGCGGTCATGACAAGGTTCGAGATGTAACAATGGTTTTCTTGCAGCTCTTAGTGTCAAAAAGCAGAACAGATGGCCCACCCTTGCAGCAGTTTATACTGGAAAAAGATAACGAAACAAGCTTAGACTTTGCAGTCATGAAAGGTGCAGCAGAGGCATTTCACATTCTTATGAGTGATTCTGAAGCTTGTTTGAACCGAAAATTCCATGCTATAGTACGACCACTTTATAAGCAGCGTTTTTTCTCTACCATGATGCCTATTTTCCAGACTCTA ATATATGTTGTACCAGGCATATGCACATGTTATATCTGA